In Apium graveolens cultivar Ventura unplaced genomic scaffold, ASM990537v1 ctg4341, whole genome shotgun sequence, a genomic segment contains:
- the LOC141701751 gene encoding uncharacterized protein LOC141701751: MMARGRRSYGRPENQRRYHPRKIAPTYVWRPRVPTWEREFTAKIGNIKWEKFVEARKWNWLYPKILEWKDSACEEAFTAAKTRFWDQYHGYESQVPLPDPDMYIDNIDWTSEPDENNGDEDPMLSISEDDDDDVPEPEPAVMDLPLPGHEEIKPTGWNFEDPPETDLLTGFLVGEDDDSVLRDSSNVAGGRALRDYRQHKYLF; encoded by the exons ATGATGGCAAGAGGCAGAAGAAGCTATGGGAGGCCGGAGAATCAAAGGCGATACCATCCTAGAAAGATAGCTCCGACAT ATGTATGGAGGCCTCGTGTTCCTACGTGGGAGAGAGAATTTACGGCGAAGATAGGGAATATTAAGTGGGAAAAGTTTGTAGAAGCCCGCAAGTGGAACTGGCTGTACCCCAAGATTTTGGAATGGAAAGACTCAGCATGTGAAGAAGCTTTCACTGCTGCTAAGACAAGATTTTGGGATCAGTACCATGGTTATGAATCCCAGGTCCCATTGCCTGATCCGGACATGTACATTGACAACATTGATTGGACTTCGGAACCTGATGAAAACAATGGAGATGAAGATCCAATGCTGTCTATATCTGAAGACGACGACGACGACGTTCCTGAACCTGAACCTGCAGTGATGGATCTTCCTTTACCTGGACATGAAGAAATCAAACCTACCGGATGGAATTTTGAAGATCCCCCGGAAACAGACTTACTGACCGGTTTCCTCGTCGGGGAGGATGATGATAGTGTTTTACGAGATTCGAGCAACGTTGCAGGGGGGCGAGCTTTAAGGGACTACCGTCAACATAAATACTTGTTCTAA